The proteins below are encoded in one region of Hordeum vulgare subsp. vulgare chromosome 3H, MorexV3_pseudomolecules_assembly, whole genome shotgun sequence:
- the LOC123444550 gene encoding cytokinin dehydrogenase 5 has product MARCLVFMVFQIYCLISTVGLPLEPAELLQLGGDVGSGRLSTDPADVLEASRDFGGFTRGEPLAVYHPSGAGDVAALVRAAYGSARDIRVSARGHGHSISGQAQVPGGVVVAMSRGGKSQPQARALPVYSPELGGHYVDVWGGELWIDVLNWTLSHGGLAPRSWTDYLYLSVGGTLSNAGISGQAFHHGPQISNVYELDVVTGKGEAVTCSEAKNPELFFGALGGLGQLGIITRARIALEPAPRKVRWIRALYSNFTEFTADQERLISQSQHGRRFDYVEGFVVAAEGLINNWRSSFFSPQNPVKLSSLKHHTGVLYCLEVTKNYDHDSTAGTVDQEVDALLGDLNFLPGTVFTTDLPYVDFLDRVHTAELKLRGKGMWEVPHPWLNLFVPASRIADFDRGVFRGILGSRTSGGPILIYPMNKHKWDPRSSVVTPDEEVFYLVAFLRSALPGAPESLEALARQNRQILDFCDDAGIGAKQYLPNHKSQPDWAAHFGEKRWARFAGLKAQFDPRAMLATGQGIFPPPPLLSDS; this is encoded by the exons ATGGCGCGGTGCTTGGTTTTCATGGTGTTCCAGATATACTGCCTCATCTCGACGGTTGGCCTGCCGCTGGAGCCGGCGGAGCTGCTGCAGCTCGGCGGCGACGTGGGCAGCGGCCGCCTCAGCACCGACCCGGCCGACGTCCTGGAGGCGTCCCGCGACTTCGGCGGGTTCACCCGGGGCGAGCCCTTGGCGGTGTACCACCCGAGCGGGGCCGGCGACGTCGCGGCGCTGGTCCGGGCGGCGTACGGGTCGGCCCGCGACATCCGCGTGTCGGCGCGCGGCCACGGGCATTCCATCAGCGGGCAGGCGCAGGTGCCCGGCGGCGTGGTCGTGGCCATGAGCCGCGGGGGCAAGTCGCAGCCGCAGGCGCGCGCATTGCCGGTGTACTCGCCGGAGCTGGGCGGGCACTACGTGGACGTGTGGGGCGGCGAGCTGTGGATCGACGTGCTCAACTGGACGCTGTCGCACGGCGGGCTGGCGCCGCGGTCGTGGACCGACTACCTCTACCTGTCCGTGGGCGGCACCCTCTCCAACGCCGGCATCAGCGGGCAGGCGTTCCACCACGGGCCCCAGATCAGTAATGTCTACGAGCTCGACGTCGTAACCG GGAAGGGAGAGGCGGTGACCTGCTCGGAGGCGAAGAACCCGGAGCTCTTCTTCGGCGCGCTGGGCGGGCTGGGGCAGCTGGGGATCATCACCCGCGCTCGCATCGCCCTCGAGCCTGCTCCCCGCAAG GTTCGCTGGATCCGGGCGCTCTACTCCAACTTCACCGAGTTCACGGCGGACCAGGAGCGGCTCATCTCGCAGTCGCAGCACGGCCGCCGGTTCGACTACGTGGAGGGCTTCGTGGTGGCCGCCGAGGGCCTCATCAACAACTGGAGGTCCTCCTTCTTCTCGCCGCAGAACCCGGTGAAGCTCAGCTCGCTCAAGCACCACACCGGCGTGCTCTACTGCCTCGAGGTCACCAAGAACTACGACCACGACTCAACCGCCGGGACCGTTGATCAG gaGGTTGACGCGCTGCTGGGCGACCTGAACTTCCTCCCGGGCACGGTGTTCACGACGGACCTGCCGTACGTGGACTTCCTTGACCGCGTGCACACGGCGGAGCTGAAGCTGCGCGGCAAGGGCATGTGGGAGGTGCCGCACCCGTGGCTGAACCTGTTCGTGCCGGCGTCGCGCATCGCCGACTTTGACCGCGGCGTCTTCCGCGGCATCCTCGGCAGCCGCACCTCCGGCGGGCCCATCCTCATCTACCCCatgaacaagcacaa GTGGGACCCCAGGAGCTCGGTGGTGACGCCCGACGAGGAGGTGTTCTACCTGGTGGCGTTCCTGCGGTCGGCGCTGCCGGGCGCGCCGGAGAGCCTCGAGGCGCTGGCGCGGCAGAACCGGCAGATCCTCGACTTCTGCGACGACGCCGGGATCGGGGCCAAGCAGTACCTGCCCAACCACAAGTCGCAGCCCGACTGGGCGGCCCATTTCGGGGAGAAGCGCTGGGCGCGGTTCGCGGGCCTCAAAGCCCAGTTTGACCCGAGGGCCATGCTGGCCACCGGGCAGGGCATcttcccgccgccgccgctcctgtCCGATTCTTGA